The proteins below come from a single Edaphobacter acidisoli genomic window:
- a CDS encoding MBL fold metallo-hydrolase, translating into MNRAEDFAGSGEIPAELSASDDSLLVRARTRVGEFELTVCTDGIYKLDGGAMFGVVPKTLWEKRAPADEQNRILLGLNTVVVRTGKQTVVIETGIGNKLSAKMRDIHSNQELLPHSLAAAGVRLDEVDVVVNTHLHFDHCGWNTTLHPDGSVTPTFPNARYFAHRGEVEHGHLQLDRDKVSYLSPNYDPLIESGQMTLLDADRIRTHAEICPGISVELFPGHTAQLMAVHIESGGEHACYISDLIPTSAHLDPTWVMGYDLDPLRSIAERKRFYTRAIPEQWLVLFTHDHRTPMARIGVNEKGKPVVSARR; encoded by the coding sequence ATGAACAGAGCCGAGGACTTTGCTGGGTCTGGGGAGATTCCTGCGGAACTCTCCGCATCGGATGACAGCCTGTTGGTTCGCGCCCGCACCCGCGTTGGCGAATTCGAGCTGACTGTCTGCACGGATGGAATCTACAAGCTCGACGGCGGAGCTATGTTCGGCGTTGTGCCGAAGACGCTGTGGGAGAAGCGAGCACCTGCTGACGAACAGAACCGCATTCTGCTGGGTCTGAACACCGTCGTAGTCCGCACAGGCAAGCAGACTGTGGTGATCGAGACTGGCATCGGCAATAAGCTGTCCGCGAAGATGCGGGATATCCATTCGAATCAGGAGCTTCTGCCGCACTCGCTGGCTGCCGCTGGCGTGCGCCTGGACGAGGTGGATGTAGTGGTCAACACGCATCTGCACTTCGACCACTGCGGCTGGAACACTACACTGCATCCGGATGGCAGCGTCACGCCGACCTTTCCTAATGCGCGGTACTTCGCGCATCGCGGCGAAGTCGAGCACGGACACCTGCAACTGGACCGCGACAAGGTGAGTTATCTCTCGCCGAACTATGACCCTCTGATCGAGTCGGGCCAGATGACGCTGCTCGATGCCGACCGGATTCGTACGCATGCGGAGATATGTCCGGGCATCAGCGTTGAGCTGTTTCCTGGTCATACGGCGCAGTTGATGGCTGTACACATCGAGTCTGGCGGCGAGCACGCGTGCTACATCTCCGACCTCATTCCGACATCGGCGCATCTCGATCCAACCTGGGTAATGGGTTACGATCTCGACCCGTTGCGGTCAATTGCTGAGCGCAAGCGGTTCTATACGCGAGCGATTCCAGAACAGTGGCTTGTGCTCTTTACTCACGATCACCGTACGCCGATGGCACGGATCGGTGTGAACGAGAAGGGCAAGCCAGTCGTGAGTGCACGCCGTTGA
- a CDS encoding zinc-ribbon domain containing protein, with protein MEFVDRILTCVDCGGEFIFTAGEQLFFFDKQFKNDPKRCKPCKSKRAGLSAKTGAGPAAAGISRTETRTHCSECGVETTVPFKPTQGRPVLCRQCFQNRQRTAATDTGVEKPAASRSLVDDAIQHAAEASQEIVAAATSVPQRV; from the coding sequence ATGGAATTCGTAGACAGGATTTTGACTTGTGTTGATTGCGGTGGAGAGTTCATCTTCACTGCTGGGGAACAACTCTTCTTCTTCGACAAACAGTTCAAGAACGACCCGAAGCGGTGCAAGCCTTGCAAATCGAAACGCGCAGGCCTGTCGGCTAAGACGGGCGCAGGGCCTGCAGCTGCAGGCATCTCGCGCACCGAGACACGTACGCACTGCTCTGAGTGCGGTGTCGAGACCACGGTGCCATTTAAGCCTACGCAGGGGCGTCCGGTGCTTTGCCGGCAGTGCTTCCAGAACAGGCAGCGTACGGCAGCAACGGATACCGGGGTCGAGAAGCCGGCTGCTTCGCGGAGTCTTGTCGACGATGCCATTCAGCATGCGGCTGAAGCCAGCCAGGAGATTGTTGCAGCTGCAACGTCTGTTCCACAGCGGGTTTAG
- a CDS encoding glutaminase family protein has translation MNRFNACLIACAMLCLNLSCALAQERPPATPLITHDPYFSVWSFTDKLTDSDTVHWTGTEQPIVGIVRIDGKAYRFMGRHPDNVPAMQQTGHVVTATHTTYEFRQSGVTLQLAFFTPAFVNDLDVLSRPVTYVTWTAASNDGATHDVSVLLDVDPVIAVNDRSENVVLTRNRTASLDVLSAGSQDQRILNRSGDNLRIDWGHFHLAVPKDENAATSLAPHAIEDFDQSGSLPVSDAIGMPELPGRGSAHLDAVLDFGKVGVTAVDRHLLVSYTQDYAIQYLQRNLRPYWQRENMPVAEMLDTAEQQYLALEKRGVAYDTELASDLTKAGGEHYAALAVLAFRQTLAAHKLVADVNGDPMLFAKENFSNGCIATVDVLYPSAPFFLFFNPKLLEAQLLPVLEYSALARWKFPFSPHDLGQYPLANGQVYGGGEKTEDNQMPVEESGNMLILADAVARAEGTPQLAQRYWPQLTKWAEYLKAKGLDPENQLTTDDFAGHVAHNANLSIKAIDALAAYADLAHLLGHEDVARDYHTTAKDMAAKWITMAKEGDHYKLAFNSPNTWSQKYNLVWDKILDYNLFPPSVRDSEVKFYLTKLNKYGLPLDSRADYTKLDWSVWTATLAPTSDQFNAIIDPIYKWLNEGPSRVPLTDWYDTKTGKQVGFQARSVVGGVYIKALSNRELTAKWRAKAAQQ, from the coding sequence TTGAACCGGTTCAACGCTTGCCTTATCGCGTGCGCGATGCTTTGTCTCAACCTGTCTTGCGCTCTTGCACAGGAACGCCCACCGGCAACTCCGCTGATTACGCATGACCCCTACTTCAGCGTGTGGTCGTTTACGGACAAACTAACTGACTCGGACACAGTGCACTGGACCGGCACAGAGCAACCGATCGTCGGTATTGTGCGTATCGATGGCAAGGCTTACCGCTTCATGGGACGACACCCTGACAACGTCCCTGCTATGCAGCAGACTGGGCATGTCGTAACAGCAACGCATACGACCTATGAGTTCCGCCAGAGCGGCGTGACGCTGCAGCTGGCTTTCTTTACACCTGCGTTCGTGAACGACCTTGATGTGTTGTCGCGGCCTGTGACTTATGTGACCTGGACGGCGGCGTCGAATGACGGCGCGACGCATGATGTTTCGGTGCTGCTCGATGTCGATCCGGTGATTGCAGTGAACGATCGCAGCGAGAATGTTGTACTGACACGAAATCGCACAGCCTCACTTGATGTTCTCTCTGCCGGATCGCAGGACCAGCGAATTCTGAATCGCTCCGGCGATAACCTGCGCATCGACTGGGGGCACTTTCATCTGGCTGTGCCGAAGGATGAGAACGCTGCGACTTCGCTGGCGCCTCATGCGATTGAAGACTTCGACCAGAGCGGGAGCCTGCCTGTCAGTGATGCCATTGGAATGCCTGAGTTGCCTGGACGTGGCAGCGCGCACCTGGATGCGGTGCTCGACTTCGGCAAAGTCGGCGTGACGGCTGTCGATCGTCATCTGCTGGTGTCGTACACGCAGGACTATGCGATCCAGTATCTTCAGAGAAACCTGCGGCCTTACTGGCAGCGCGAGAATATGCCTGTCGCCGAGATGCTTGATACGGCTGAACAGCAGTATCTCGCGCTCGAAAAGCGCGGCGTTGCTTATGACACAGAGTTGGCCTCCGATTTGACCAAGGCAGGCGGCGAGCACTATGCAGCGCTTGCGGTGCTCGCATTTCGCCAGACGCTGGCGGCGCACAAGCTGGTCGCGGATGTGAACGGCGATCCGATGTTGTTTGCCAAGGAAAATTTCTCGAACGGCTGCATTGCAACGGTGGATGTGTTGTATCCGTCGGCTCCGTTTTTCCTGTTCTTCAACCCGAAGCTGCTGGAGGCGCAGTTGCTGCCGGTGCTGGAGTACTCGGCGCTTGCGCGATGGAAGTTTCCCTTCTCGCCGCATGACCTGGGGCAATATCCGCTAGCCAATGGGCAGGTTTATGGTGGCGGAGAGAAGACTGAAGACAACCAGATGCCCGTGGAGGAGAGCGGCAACATGCTCATCCTGGCCGACGCGGTGGCGCGCGCTGAGGGCACACCGCAGCTTGCCCAGCGTTACTGGCCACAGCTGACCAAGTGGGCTGAGTATCTGAAGGCTAAGGGACTCGACCCCGAAAATCAGTTGACGACCGATGACTTTGCTGGACACGTGGCGCACAATGCGAATTTGTCGATCAAGGCCATTGATGCGCTGGCGGCTTACGCCGACCTTGCTCATCTGCTCGGTCACGAGGATGTGGCGCGTGACTATCACACGACCGCGAAGGACATGGCGGCGAAGTGGATCACGATGGCCAAAGAGGGCGACCACTACAAGCTTGCCTTCAACAGTCCGAACACATGGAGCCAGAAGTACAACCTGGTCTGGGACAAGATTCTGGACTACAACCTGTTTCCGCCGAGTGTGCGCGATAGCGAGGTGAAGTTTTATCTGACGAAGCTGAACAAATACGGGCTTCCGCTGGACAGCCGCGCGGACTATACCAAGCTTGACTGGTCGGTGTGGACGGCCACCCTGGCTCCAACTTCTGACCAGTTCAACGCGATCATCGACCCGATCTACAAGTGGCTGAACGAAGGGCCGAGCCGCGTGCCGCTGACCGATTGGTACGACACCAAAACCGGCAAGCAGGTCGGCTTTCAGGCTCGCAGCGTCGTGGGCGGCGTTTATATCAAGGCGTTGTCGAACCGCGAGCTGACGGCGAAGTGGCGCGCGAAGGCTGCGCAGCAGTAG
- the rpmA gene encoding 50S ribosomal protein L27: protein MAHKKGLGSSKNGRDSNAQRLGVKVFGGQAILGGGIIVRQRGTPLKPGLNVGRGKDDTLFAKVDGIVRFQDRGQQGRFVNVDPAEVTAVHA, encoded by the coding sequence ATGGCACATAAAAAAGGTTTAGGTTCTTCCAAAAACGGCCGCGACTCGAATGCACAGCGGCTCGGCGTCAAGGTCTTCGGTGGACAGGCCATCCTCGGCGGCGGCATCATCGTGCGCCAGCGCGGCACCCCGCTCAAGCCTGGCCTGAACGTAGGCCGCGGCAAGGACGACACCCTCTTTGCCAAGGTTGACGGCATCGTCCGTTTCCAGGACCGTGGCCAGCAGGGTCGCTTCGTCAACGTCGACCCGGCCGAAGTCACTGCCGTCCACGCCTAA
- the hisS gene encoding histidine--tRNA ligase: MAILKAVRGTRDLLPPETALWNHVEATARSVFARYGFGEIRTPIFEVTELFARGVGEETDIVSKEMYTWEDRGRAESEKGQNLTLRPENTAGVVRAYIEHRLDESGLLQKLFYIGPQFRRERPQRGRYRQFWQIGAEVLGPAWSGADSALRDAEVLEMLSTFLNELGIKGWKLEINSVGSSTDRPRYVAALREALAPVKAQMCDNCQRRAETNPLRVLDCKEPQDQATIEALPKIADFLDEASREHFAAVKAALDACGVEYIVNPRLVRGLDYYTRTTFEFTVPDGSGLGTQNALLGGGRYDGLSEMLGGPKAPGIGFAIGEDRLILTLQAQAASTCESKLDAFIAPIGVAQNPFALALAQELRRDGVRVEVGDGSFRLKKSFEAADKLARRMVIVGEDEAASGILTVKDFSAGEQTKVARGDLAEALRR, from the coding sequence ATGGCGATTTTGAAAGCTGTACGCGGCACGCGGGACCTGCTCCCCCCTGAGACCGCGCTCTGGAACCACGTCGAAGCCACGGCCCGGTCAGTCTTCGCCCGCTACGGGTTCGGCGAGATCCGCACCCCCATCTTCGAAGTGACCGAACTCTTCGCCCGCGGTGTTGGCGAAGAGACCGATATCGTCTCGAAAGAGATGTACACGTGGGAAGACCGCGGTCGCGCCGAAAGCGAGAAGGGACAAAACCTGACGTTGCGCCCCGAGAACACCGCCGGAGTGGTGCGCGCCTACATTGAGCACCGTCTCGACGAGAGCGGCCTGTTGCAGAAACTCTTCTATATCGGGCCGCAGTTCCGTCGCGAGCGCCCTCAGCGTGGCCGCTACCGCCAGTTCTGGCAGATAGGAGCCGAAGTGCTCGGCCCGGCATGGTCGGGAGCCGACAGCGCACTGCGCGACGCCGAGGTGCTGGAGATGCTCTCGACATTCCTGAACGAGCTCGGCATCAAGGGCTGGAAGCTGGAGATCAACTCAGTAGGCTCATCCACCGACCGCCCGCGCTATGTAGCCGCACTGCGCGAGGCGCTCGCACCCGTGAAGGCACAGATGTGCGACAACTGCCAACGCCGTGCCGAGACCAACCCCCTGCGCGTGCTCGACTGTAAAGAGCCACAAGACCAGGCCACGATTGAAGCCCTGCCGAAAATAGCCGACTTCCTCGACGAAGCCTCGCGTGAACACTTCGCAGCAGTGAAAGCCGCACTCGATGCCTGCGGTGTTGAGTACATCGTGAATCCTCGTCTGGTACGCGGCCTCGACTACTACACCCGTACGACCTTCGAATTTACCGTACCCGACGGCAGCGGCCTTGGCACACAAAACGCGCTCCTCGGCGGCGGTCGCTACGACGGCCTTTCTGAGATGCTTGGCGGCCCAAAGGCTCCCGGCATTGGCTTCGCCATCGGCGAAGACCGCCTCATCCTCACCCTGCAAGCGCAGGCCGCAAGCACGTGCGAGAGCAAGCTCGACGCCTTCATCGCTCCCATCGGCGTAGCGCAGAACCCCTTCGCCCTTGCCTTGGCGCAGGAGTTGCGGCGCGATGGGGTGCGCGTCGAAGTAGGCGACGGCTCCTTCCGGCTCAAGAAATCCTTCGAGGCCGCAGACAAACTGGCACGCCGCATGGTGATTGTCGGCGAAGACGAGGCCGCGTCCGGTATCCTAACAGTGAAAGACTTCAGTGCGGGCGAACAGACC
- the rplU gene encoding 50S ribosomal protein L21: protein MYAVIRTGGKQYLVSPGEQLKIETTAHNDGAIEFADVLAVSHEEGKYESNLSGAKVLASVVKEGRGDKILVFKLKRKKQYKKMQGHRQNFVEVKINEILVNGKSFKA, encoded by the coding sequence ATGTACGCAGTCATCCGCACCGGCGGCAAACAGTATCTCGTCTCCCCCGGCGAGCAGTTGAAGATTGAAACCACGGCACACAACGACGGCGCCATCGAGTTCGCCGACGTCCTAGCCGTCAGCCACGAAGAGGGCAAGTACGAATCGAACCTCTCCGGCGCGAAGGTCCTCGCCTCGGTCGTCAAGGAAGGCCGCGGCGACAAGATCCTCGTCTTCAAACTCAAGCGCAAGAAGCAGTACAAGAAGATGCAGGGCCACCGCCAGAACTTCGTCGAGGTCAAGATCAACGAGATCCTCGTCAACGGCAAGAGCTTCAAGGCATAG
- the rpsU gene encoding 30S ribosomal protein S21: MAEVRVQEGEPLENALRRFKRKVQTEDIIKEVKRHSFYLKPGEKKRVKEALARKRNRKKVRKEQD, encoded by the coding sequence TTGGCAGAGGTTCGAGTACAAGAAGGCGAACCCCTTGAGAATGCCCTGCGGCGCTTCAAGCGCAAGGTGCAGACCGAAGACATTATCAAGGAAGTAAAGCGCCACTCTTTCTACCTGAAACCGGGTGAAAAGAAGCGCGTGAAGGAAGCGCTGGCACGTAAGCGCAATCGCAAGAAAGTCCGCAAGGAGCAGGACTAA
- a CDS encoding gamma carbonic anhydrase family protein: MIRSYQGKMPVIPASCYVDPSAQVIGDVTLGEQASIWMNAVVRGDVNSIRIGAKSNVQDCAVLHGMRYLYPVIVGELVTIGHNATVHGCVLEDQVLVGIGATILNNAKIGEGSIIAAGAVIPEQTVIPPNSLVAGVPGKIRRTLGEEDRKLILKYANNYLDYTAIYLAETQR, translated from the coding sequence ATGATCCGCTCCTATCAGGGAAAGATGCCGGTGATTCCGGCAAGCTGCTATGTTGACCCCTCCGCGCAGGTCATTGGTGATGTGACACTCGGCGAGCAGGCCAGCATCTGGATGAACGCCGTTGTGCGCGGCGACGTGAACTCAATCCGCATTGGCGCCAAGAGCAACGTGCAGGACTGCGCCGTACTGCACGGAATGCGCTATCTCTACCCAGTCATCGTGGGCGAGTTGGTCACGATTGGCCACAACGCTACCGTGCACGGCTGCGTGCTCGAAGACCAGGTGCTGGTGGGCATCGGCGCGACTATCCTGAACAACGCGAAGATCGGCGAAGGCTCCATCATCGCGGCAGGCGCGGTCATTCCCGAGCAGACGGTCATTCCGCCGAACTCGCTGGTGGCTGGCGTACCAGGCAAGATTCGCCGCACGCTCGGCGAAGAGGACCGCAAGCTGATTCTCAAATATGCCAACAATTATCTGGACTACACGGCCATCTATCTGGCGGAGACGCAGCGGTAG